Proteins from one Vanessa atalanta chromosome 15, ilVanAtal1.2, whole genome shotgun sequence genomic window:
- the LOC125069553 gene encoding uncharacterized protein LOC125069553, whose amino-acid sequence MAKQIAHKCYKCFRMKAQTINPIMGQLPEQRLDPGYPFQTTGVDYCGPLQAADRKGRGSKTIKVYIAVFVCFTTKALHLELVTDLTKETYIAALRRFIARRSKPSIIFSDNGTQFVGAKNEIQNFLKQESLNLAQYMANEGIDFKFIPAYTPHFGGIWEAGVKSVKYHLLRVLGNARLTFEELYTVLVQIESILNSRPLSPISSDPNDLTPLTPGHFLVGRPLTALPTSSLINVNPNRLQRWELVEQLRQNFWIRWQKEYVSELQQRTKWKTSKGDLKEGTMVVIKDDALPPLKWSLGRVRRVFPGPDGVNRVADIETTKGLTRRAFNKICPLPINEAVETQDFNVGGHVKDQRGTGEMSAPPRSTDELAH is encoded by the coding sequence ATGGCTAAACAGATCGCACACAAATGCTACAAGTGTTTCAGAATGAAAGCTCAAACGATTAACCCTATCATGGGTCAGTTGCCGGAGCAGCGACTCGACCCAGGTTACCCGTTTCAAACAACAGGCGTAGATTACTGCGGTCCTTTACAAGCTGCCGATAGGAAAGGACGTGGATCTAAAACTATCAAGGTGTATATTGCTGTCTTTGTCTGTTTCACTACAAAGGCATTACATTTAGAATTGGTTACCGATTTAACAAAGGAAACGTATATTGCTGCGTTACGTAGGTTCATTGCTCGGCGATCCAAGCCCTCCATTATATTTTCTGATAATGGTACACAATTTGTTGGGGCTAAAAATGAAATTCAGAATTTCTTAAAACAAGAATCTCTAAATTTAGCTCAGTATATGGCAAACGAAGGCATAGACTTTAAGTTCATACCCGCCTATACTCCTCATTTTGGAGGCATATGGGAGGCGGGCGTTAAATCTGTTAAATACCATCTATTGAGAGTATTAGGAAACGCTCGTTTAACATTTGAAgaattatatacagttttagTTCAAATAGAATCAATATTGAATTCTCGTCCTCTATCACCAATTTCCTCAGATCCTAACGACCTTACTCCTCTCACTCCTGGTCATTTTCTAGTTGGACGTCCTTTAACAGCGCTGCCTACATCTAGCCTAATCAACGTAAATCCCAATAGACTACAACGTTGGGAACTAGTAGAACAGCTACGTCAGAATTTTTGGATACGCTGGCAGAAGGAGTACGTGTCTGAACTTCAACAAAGGACCAAGTGGAAGACTTCTAAGGGTGATCTGAAGGAAGGGACAATGGTCGTGATCAAGGATGATGCACTGCCTCCGTTGAAGTGGAGCCTTGGACGAGTTCGTCGAGTGTTCCCAGGTCCTGACGGAGTTAATCGTGTTGCAGACATAGAAACCACTAAAGGCCTGACAAGACgagcattcaataaaatttgtccACTACCAATCAATGAGGCTGTTGAAACCCAAGATTTCAACGTCGGGGGGCATGTTAAGGATCAGCGCGGGACGGGGGAGATGAGCGCCCCACCGCGGTCGACAGACGAGCTAGCTCATTAG